From the genome of Neodiprion pinetum isolate iyNeoPine1 chromosome 3, iyNeoPine1.2, whole genome shotgun sequence, one region includes:
- the L2HGDH gene encoding L-2-hydroxyglutarate dehydrogenase, mitochondrial: MSASFLIRLSARKPARQLAKLYSTSGTSLEHPDTFDLVIVGGGIVGCATGREMLTRHPGMKIAIVEKEKDLAMHQTGHNSGVVHAGIYYAPGSLKAKLCVKGAKLSYDYFDKHDVPYKKVGKLIVAKDEKEAVRIDELFDRGTKNNVPDLEVVGKDRIKDFQTNIQGEKALWSPWTGIVDWGAVCKVFGDEFKKMGGEIFLNSEVTGFTEMIESKGTLGKLMPMVVHTRNNKHIPTRFALTCAGLHSDRVAKLTGCDVNPRIVPFRGEYFRMSDTTKSLVTTNVYPVPDARFPFLGVHFTPRMSGDVWIGPNAVLALSREGYSWTQVNLRDCIEMATFPGLYKLCFKYALPGAMEMIKSVFPSLIVKDLQKTLPGITGKDILSDKAGVRAQALNNKGELVDDFVFDGGEGSIGSRVIHCRNAPSPAATSSMAIAKYISDKLENDFKL, encoded by the exons ATGTCTGCAAGCTTCCTGATACGTTTGTCGGCTCGAAAACCTGCCCGGCAATTGGCTAAATTATACTCAACTAGCGGAACCAG CCTGGAGCATCCTGACACATTCGATTTGGTGATCGTGGGCGGAGGCATAGTGGGATGCGCAACTGGAAGAGAAATGCTGACAAGACATCCAGGAATGAAAATAGCGATTGTCGAGAAAGAGAAGGACCTGGCGATGCACCAAACCGGACATAACAGTGGAGTGGTGCATGCCGGTATATATTACGCCCCGGGAAGTTTGAAG GCCAAGCTCTGCGTCAAGGGTGCAAAACTTTCGTACGATTACTTCGACAAACATGACGTTCCGTACAAGAAGGTGGGAAAGCTCATTGTCGCCAAGGATGAAAAAGAGGCGGTCAGAATAGACGAACTCTTTGATCGCGGGACGAAAAACAACGTTCCGGATCTCGAAGTCGTTGGAAAAGATCGTATAAAAGATTTCCAAACGAACATTCAG GGCGAGAAAGCGCTCTGGTCACCCTGGACCGGTATCGTAGACTGGGGAGCGGTCTGCAAGGTCTTCGGAGATGAGTTCAAAAAAATGGGGGGTGAAATATTCCTTAATTCCGAGGTGACAGGGTTCACCGAAATGATAGAGTCCAAAGGCACACTTGGTAAACTGATGCCAATGGTTGTTCATACTAGGAATAACAAG CACATTCCGACGAGGTTTGCTTTGACTTGTGCCGGATTGCATTCAGATCGCGTTGCGAAATTGACAGGATGCGACGTGAATCCAAGGATCGTTCCGTTCCGAGGGGAGTACTTCAGGATGTCGGACACAACCAAGTCCCTCGTTACAACGAACGTTTATCCAGTCCCAGACGCTAGGTTCCCATTTTTGGGCGTCCACTTTACGCCCAGAATGTCCGGGGACGTGTGGATAGGACCAAACGCCGTCTTAGCGTTGTCCAGAGAAGGCTACAG TTGGACACAAGTAAACTTGAGAGACTGCATAGAGATGGCAACATTCCCAGGCTTGTATAAGCTCTGCTTCAAGTACGCGCTTCCAGGGGCAATGGAGATGATTAAATCCGTATTCCCTTCGCTAATTGTGAAGGACTTGCAAAAAACTCTACCTGGAATTACTGGGAAGGATATACTGAG CGACAAGGCTGGAGTCCGAGCACAGGCTTTGAATAACAAGGGAGAGCTGGTGGATGACTTTGTCTTTGACGGAGGAGAGGGTAGCATTGGAAGCAGAGTAATTCACTGTCGTAACGCTCCTTCACCAGCGGCGACGAGCAGTATGGCCATAGCAAAGTACATTTCAGACAAGCTAGAAAACGATTTCAAGTTGTAA
- the LOC124215303 gene encoding post-GPI attachment to proteins factor 2, with translation MEKSSRFGSEYIPLVSETSTRLRLLIPFSKIAWFTVSLPFLGFAFCVCWSVLYNFKEATFTHCEVYNFLPSISAAIGHYKPQSDVWKAAIAIQAHTRVLVLIMYYRHYKETVYKWAQFVAHIALAAYAIENTALVTLSFWSSHDNYALHKLSFITFLIMSLLHMSLSCVITRSCRSPAKDAVEASSFKWKWRMLFANVSSILLACYFFYRHNKYCEANVYSLFAMSEYMVVLTNMGFHMTAAWDFAGRKFLVSLKGLRII, from the exons ATGGAGAAATCATCCAGATTTGGCTCCGAGTACATTCCTCTTGTCAGCGAAACATCTACAAGGTTACGTTTGCTGATACCTTTTTCGAAGATCGCCTGGTTCACCGTCTCCCTTCCATTCTTAGGTTTCGCCTTCTGTGTCTGCTGGTCTGTGCTGTACAATTTCAAAGAAGCTACTTTCACACACTGCGAG GTGTACAATTTTCTTCCATCAATTTCTGCCGCCATTGGACACTACAAGCCTCAAAGCGACGTCTGGAAGGCGGCAATTGCCATCCAAGCACACACCAGGGTACTCGTTCTGATTATGTACTATCGACACTATAAGGAAACGGTATATAAGTGGGCGCAGTTTGTTGCCCATATAGCTCTGGCTGCTTATGCGATCGAAAACACTGCCTTAGTTACCTTAAGTTTTTGGTCTTCGCATGACAATTATG ctCTTCACAAGTTATCGTTCATCACCTTCTTGATAATGTCTTTGCTGCACATGAGCTTGTCGTGCGTGATAACGAGGAGTTGTAGAAGCCCAGCTAAAGATGCGGTTGAAGCAAGTTCATTCAAATGGAAATGGCGTATGCTGTTCGCTAATGTGTCTTCGATACTATTGGCATGCTATTTTTTCTACAGGCACAATAAATACTGCGAGGCGAACG TGTACTCTCTCTTTGCCATGTCAGAGTATATGGTTGTTCTGACCAACATGGGATTTCACATGACTGCGGCTTGGGATTTCGCAGGAAGGAAATTTTTAGTATCTTTAAAGGGACTGAGAATAATCTGA
- the LOC124215302 gene encoding calmodulin-lysine N-methyltransferase isoform X1, which translates to MEGLDIGSRKLEVNANREKMAGTKKTEMINRAQRRWRLLARALTRSPEPQEDAEELEPDPISVRRFTNFGLVNAAALENVIGDRESTWYSYAATIDRKCFAVDVREVNKSFTANELIGFNNTGNICVWPSEECLAHYLLSNRDICRGKTVLELGGGMSCLAGVFVAKYCKPAAVTLTDGNVTSVDNARCIVARNKLDTFIDCRVVQWEKAAKDLRQDDVNANHVRQTWSTDWNQPESRRTSQAGLYDVILSADCLFFDEARLDLVETIFGWLAEDGIALIVAPRRGSTFEKFTEAAIERGFTARQREFYDPRVWSRHLELVEHSQEYCPDIHYPLLLELTKKQIKAPG; encoded by the exons ATGGAGGGCTTGGATATCGGGTCGAGAAAATTGGAGGTGAACGCGAACCGCGAGAAGATGGCGGGAACTAAGAAAACGGAAATGATAAATCGGGCGCAGCGGCGATGGCGTCTCTTGGCGAGAGCGTTGACGAGATCGCCGGAGCCGCAGGAAGACGCCGAGGAGTTAGAACCTGACCCGATTTCCGTGAGACGATTCACCAACTTCGGCTTGGTGAACGCGGCGGCGTTGGAGAACGTTATCGGGGATCGTGAATCGACGTGGTATTCGTACGCGGCGACGATAGACCGGAAGTGCTTTGCTGTCGACGTCAGAGAGGTGAACAAGAGCTTCACGGCGAACGAGCTGATCGGCTTCAACAACACGGGCAACATTTGCGTGTGGCCGTCGGAGGAGTGCTTGGCTCATTACTTGCTGAGCAACCGGGATATTTGCCGGGGAAAAACGGTCCTCGAACTTGGCGGAGGGATGAGCTGCCTTGCCGGAGTCTTTGTCGCCAAGTACTGTAAACCCGCGGCCGTCACCCTGACCGACGGCAATGTCACAAGCGTTGATAATGCCAGGTGTATCGTCGCCAGGAACAAATTGGACACCTTTATAGATTGTCGTGTCGTTCAGTGGGAAAAGGCAGCCAAGGATCTGAGGCAGGACGACGTCAACGCCAATCATGTTCGTCAG ACGTGGTCGACGGACTGGAACCAGCCGGAATCCCGGCGCACGTCTCAGGCCGGACTCTACGACGTGATCCTCAGCGCGGACTGTCTTTTTTTCGACGAGGCTCGGCTGGACCTGGTCGAAACGATATTCGGATGGCTGGCTGAGGACGGAATCGCGCTGATAGTGGCGCCGAGGCGAGGTTcgacttttgaaaaatttacggaAGCCGCGATCGAGCGGGGCTTCACGGCCAGGCAGCGGGAATTCTACGACCCTCGAGTTTGGTCGAGGCACCTGGAGCTCGTTGAGCACAGCCAAGAATACTGCCCGGACATCCATTACCCGCTGCTTCTCGAGCTGACCAAGAAGCAAATCAAGGCACCCGGATGA
- the LOC124215302 gene encoding calmodulin-lysine N-methyltransferase isoform X2: MEGLDIGSRKLEVNANREKMAGTKKTEMINRAQRRWRLLARALTRSPEPQEDAEELEPDPISVRRFTNFGLVNAAALENVIGDRESTWYSYAATIDRKCFAVDVREVNKSFTANELIGFNNTGNICVWPSEECLAHYLLSNRDICRGKTVLELGGGMSCLAGVFVAKYCKPAAVTLTDGNVTSVDNARCIVARNKLDTFIDCRVVQWEKAAKDLRQDDVNANHTWSTDWNQPESRRTSQAGLYDVILSADCLFFDEARLDLVETIFGWLAEDGIALIVAPRRGSTFEKFTEAAIERGFTARQREFYDPRVWSRHLELVEHSQEYCPDIHYPLLLELTKKQIKAPG, translated from the exons ATGGAGGGCTTGGATATCGGGTCGAGAAAATTGGAGGTGAACGCGAACCGCGAGAAGATGGCGGGAACTAAGAAAACGGAAATGATAAATCGGGCGCAGCGGCGATGGCGTCTCTTGGCGAGAGCGTTGACGAGATCGCCGGAGCCGCAGGAAGACGCCGAGGAGTTAGAACCTGACCCGATTTCCGTGAGACGATTCACCAACTTCGGCTTGGTGAACGCGGCGGCGTTGGAGAACGTTATCGGGGATCGTGAATCGACGTGGTATTCGTACGCGGCGACGATAGACCGGAAGTGCTTTGCTGTCGACGTCAGAGAGGTGAACAAGAGCTTCACGGCGAACGAGCTGATCGGCTTCAACAACACGGGCAACATTTGCGTGTGGCCGTCGGAGGAGTGCTTGGCTCATTACTTGCTGAGCAACCGGGATATTTGCCGGGGAAAAACGGTCCTCGAACTTGGCGGAGGGATGAGCTGCCTTGCCGGAGTCTTTGTCGCCAAGTACTGTAAACCCGCGGCCGTCACCCTGACCGACGGCAATGTCACAAGCGTTGATAATGCCAGGTGTATCGTCGCCAGGAACAAATTGGACACCTTTATAGATTGTCGTGTCGTTCAGTGGGAAAAGGCAGCCAAGGATCTGAGGCAGGACGACGTCAACGCCAATCAT ACGTGGTCGACGGACTGGAACCAGCCGGAATCCCGGCGCACGTCTCAGGCCGGACTCTACGACGTGATCCTCAGCGCGGACTGTCTTTTTTTCGACGAGGCTCGGCTGGACCTGGTCGAAACGATATTCGGATGGCTGGCTGAGGACGGAATCGCGCTGATAGTGGCGCCGAGGCGAGGTTcgacttttgaaaaatttacggaAGCCGCGATCGAGCGGGGCTTCACGGCCAGGCAGCGGGAATTCTACGACCCTCGAGTTTGGTCGAGGCACCTGGAGCTCGTTGAGCACAGCCAAGAATACTGCCCGGACATCCATTACCCGCTGCTTCTCGAGCTGACCAAGAAGCAAATCAAGGCACCCGGATGA